The genomic stretch ATACTCGAGAATTTTGTTCTTTGATATACTGAAAGTACAACTCAGATGTTGTCCATGAAAATTATCATggaatcattatttatttattttttttaaacctctGATCcaattcattgtttgtttgtattctACAATAAGAGAATTCCTTGTTTTTTAACTCCCAACTGGATGAGAACTGATGAGCATTTGTTCTATAGGATGAATACtaatgaacatttctcctattGAATACTTATTTGACACTGTGAAAAACCATAATAGTCTCACAAAAATTAAAGttggtaaatatatatatatatatatatacaagtttGAGGGGGAATATTAAAGTAACACTGGGACTGTTTAGTTCAATCCATATACAGATTCTTAAAACTAATCAGGAGCAGAGCTTGGATCACAAATTAATAATCCCACATCTgttaaattagtatatatatatatatatataaccgaGATAACATAAACTGAGTAAATGTTTCACATTTTATTAACACATAACCAATATATTTACATGATCAAAGACGATCACATTGAGGTCAAAAGTATGTCTTGCCCCAAATTGGCACAAGCAATAAAAATGACACTGCTACTAAAATTGGAGCTGCCGATTGATTTCCTGCAGTCTCAGTTTAtattgggtatatatatatatatatatatatatatatatatatatatcacaacaaagcatggttaattaaaatttctagtCTAGTAGCCCAACCATGAAGATGGTAACGGCTGGAACAAAGACTTTGCACATGATAGTAATTCAGAGTAGTCCACACGATTGAGGCAGTCGCGGAAGTCGGTGAACAACTTATCAAACACTCTCCACAGTACTTTATACGATCGCGAGTATGGATATGGAAGGACGAACTATAGAAGAGTCAAAAAGCAGAGTGTCAGGATTTTTATCTACCAGCAGAGAAATTAAAATGCCTGACAATATAAAGAAAGCGGAAAATACAAACTAATGAGacctatttttttacttatggTTCTGAATGAAAGGATCCATAGATTTCCAAACACTTGattgtgatatatataatatacaaaaaagGGGATGTGCTGTTGATTTAACATTGGAATTAAAAGTTTGTAAGCACTGTGATAAAGGACGGGGTAACTCACATCTCCTTCTTGAGCGAGGCGTTTAAGTAGGATAAATGTACGTTGGTTTTCTTCCAAGTTGTTGATAACTGCTAGCCAGATATGTGAAGCAAGTTCATGGGCATTGTCTTTTGACTTACCACAGGCAATGAATTGATCTGCTAAGAGCAAACAGAGGTCTTAGCAATTTGGTATCACATCCTCTTTATTGTTTAACCAAGCACCATAACTCCATGCATGCCGTAAACTTTACAATAAGATGCAATTGATAGCACTCCAACCAGAACAATGACAATGTCATATGATCTACTGTTTTACTCATCGATAAAAATTAGAGTAGGAAGAGACTCGACATAATAACAGGTTGCTTTCGCCATCCAACACAATTTTGAGACAAAATATATATCTTGAGGTCTGATTGCTGCCTAATCTAATTAGTTAATATTTTACTCATAAGAATATAAAATGAAACATGCATCAATCACTTTCATCGACAATATCATAATAGAAGCTCAATGGTCCTTGTATTTCTAACCAACAGTGCAGATTCATAAAGGAAATTCAGTTTAAACAGAATCAAGTAATTGATTCCATATAAGGAAAAGGCAATAGtttaaaagaaagataaaaaacgCACCAATTATGGTACCATGAAGAATACTAGATGGAGGAGGCAAAATTGAGCGTTCAAGTTGTTCTTTCAGAAATAGAAAAGCATGGCCTATGAGCTCATCAGCTTCAACACCTGGTGCAATGATGTGTTCACTAGCATATAAAGCTGCATATCTCCTGAAAATATCAATACCTCCACTCTAACTCAAATGCCATTGGAACAAAAGACCTCAATGAAACATTCAAACCGCAGAAGCAAAACCCTGATATTCATGAAATAATCCTTTCCATTTGCCAGCATGACACGCATTCTATAGTGCAATGCGCCAGTGAGAAACCGTATTAGAAGTTTGtgctataaattttaaaatatcatttgatAATTCATCTCATTGTCTTTTTCACTTCAAGAAATAAAGTTTGCATTAATGTGTAAATCAATACAGATATTTCAAATAGCCAGATCCCCTTACAAGATCACTGACATCCATCCAAATCTATCCAATTGCAAAAGCAAAAAGCTAAGGAGGAAGAGTATATATGTTGAGctattatagatatatatacacacatatatataatcaacaatCAATAGTTATATAGAGCGTCACCTTCGACATGAGCCTCGGGGAATAGGACCCGGCCAACGCTTCCTATGACTAGCAAAAGGCCAGGTTCGGGCAATGGCAGTTTGCCACAAGCTTTCGCCTCGGAATATAGAAGCCCATTGCTTGCTGACACATGAGATTTGAGCCCACTCACAAATTGGTATCCTTAAAAAGACTTCTATGAGGAGATGATCAGGTAGTTTTCCAAATGCATGATTCATCCCCTGTGTCATGACTCATGGGGCTTTAACAAAAGCTGAACATCATGAAACCAATCACAAGTAGCAAGTATTCAATTAAAATCTATAAagaatttgagatttttttttaaaaaagattaagAATAAACTGCTTTTGATTTAATACAAGACCTTCTTGAACATTGATAGTGTCAGGgataaaaaaggaagaagaagacttTCTACCAAAGAACAACCAGCACAAGACGAACATCGAAGAAAGGGGAAAACAGCTtatgatgttttcttatatGCGATGTCTTGCTGGAAATCCTACATCAAACATATGTCCTATCCTTTTGTGCATCATAATCTGAGAATTGCATATTAAAATGCTCATTTCAGTAAATAAAGAGTTTCCAGTAATAATTTTCCCATCAAACACCTTCTTTCTCTGGCTTCTTTTTTGATGACAAATAACACATATCACAAAACCAGTAAATGCACTCACGACAAAGACCATCcttgaaacaaaataacaataccAAATTCATCCACATCATAAACTCAAATCCTCAAAAGCGCCACAAgtaaacaaagaggaaaaaaaagggCAACTAATCAAAACTCAATTCAGAAACCTCAGGGAAATATATTAAATGGTTTTGAGTCCATGTGTTAATAAAATCACTGAAAACTGATTGATAAAAGATACTGTCTTAACCCTAAAAAAGTGTCTGTTTGCACAAACTCAACACCTAAAATTCACCACAAACACAAAATCAGCCAAAGAAAAGGCCAAACAAAAAATCTGTTGAACAACAACACCAAAACACTCAGCCTGCATTACAAACTAACACCCAACAAGTTCCACAGTTAGCAATTCAACAGGACACTACTAAAATCACATCATCTCAAACAAAAGAAGCAATTCCCACCAAAAATACCctcaaaaatcaatgaaaaaccaACACTgacaaacatacaaacaaatacTAAAGATGCATCAAAAACAATATTGAGAAACTCTCCAGGTGAAGAAAACAACCATCTGATCATTCAAAATCTCAAGAAGTGACCACGTACCTCAATCAAAGCCCAAAACAGCAGCTGGTTCAGCAACAAGTTTGTTACAAATACTTATAACCCAATGTTTCTACAgtacacaaataaacaaacaaacaaacaaaaatagtataaaaaatcacactttttcacaaaaacaaCCATCTGAATCCATCAAAGCAAGATCCAAACATGATGATGCCACTGATAAGAGAATGAAAAAGGGGAACACAAACCTAAAAACTCCTCCTTTTCTCGTTCACGGCGAGACAAGGGAGACTGGCAGCGTTGCGTTTGGTATGCTATGAATAtcgtcattattattattattatttaatttatttttcaaaagtttgcatatatacccatatAAAACTCGTAATTGAATATGTTAATCATAACTTTACAATATATAATCttatcattaaaaatcaattgaaaattttatttaaaataccgTTGACAGAGAAGAATGGTGAGTTTCTTTGGTATatatttaaacacaaaaatataggttttttttttaaggaataatAACCTATCCATTCTATTAAattagatgtataatctactctaAGAGCattttaaagaataattttaaaatttttaataatatttaaattttatttttattatttataatattaataattgtaaatgtctataagatttttaaaatttaaggtataaaataatttatatgataaaaattatttaattatattattttatatatgatattgttttaaaattctttataaaattttaaaatttcggATGCAAAACCGGAAAAAATGcgaaataaatataatttttataatcacAGGAAAAGATGtaagtaaacaaataataataatgattattattagtttattatttttttattttgaagtgGACCTACACTCAAACCCGGCCACATAA from Dioscorea cayenensis subsp. rotundata cultivar TDr96_F1 unplaced genomic scaffold, TDr96_F1_v2_PseudoChromosome.rev07_lg8_w22 25.fasta BLBR01001548.1, whole genome shotgun sequence encodes the following:
- the LOC120256660 gene encoding uncharacterized protein LOC120256660 isoform X1 — its product is MTQGMNHAFGKLPDHLLIEVFLRIPICEWAQISCVSKQWASIFRGESLWQTAIARTWPFASHRKRWPGPIPRGSCRRRYAALYASEHIIAPGVEADELIGHAFLFLKEQLERSILPPPSSILHGTIIDQFIACGKSKDNAHELASHIWLAVINNLEENQRTFILLKRLAQEGDFVLPYPYSRSYKVLWRVFDKLFTDFRDCLNRVDYSELLSCAKSLFQPLPSSWLGY
- the LOC120256660 gene encoding uncharacterized protein LOC120256660 isoform X2; translated protein: MNHAFGKLPDHLLIEVFLRIPICEWAQISCVSKQWASIFRGESLWQTAIARTWPFASHRKRWPGPIPRGSCRRRYAALYASEHIIAPGVEADELIGHAFLFLKEQLERSILPPPSSILHGTIIDQFIACGKSKDNAHELASHIWLAVINNLEENQRTFILLKRLAQEGDFVLPYPYSRSYKVLWRVFDKLFTDFRDCLNRVDYSELLSCAKSLFQPLPSSWLGY